One window of Gymnogyps californianus isolate 813 chromosome 10, ASM1813914v2, whole genome shotgun sequence genomic DNA carries:
- the CCDC50 gene encoding coiled-coil domain-containing protein 50 isoform X2, protein MAGIGIDHSKLPGVKEVCRDFAVLEDHTLAHNLQEQEIEHHLATNVQRNRLVQHDLQVAKQLQEEEDLKARAQIQKHRKDLERQDCEIAQEIQVKLVFEAEQRRRQEEKDEDIARLLQQKELQEEKKRKKHHPESQGHTVYEDSYYAENGGTKLRGTKQAMYDTPRREQELSDAEIARKLQEEELLEIARLLMAEEKKAFRKGKEREKPSFEKRRHDQDWKHDASESTRSRSKEGPETQRHKGDRSSRSQPLLDDFEHARYYTSQPSPLRQIPKPEHSPKGTSHQQELSPPPCLRPKHNGLQKRGRANQSDRALHAGILDVFSRLI, encoded by the exons TGTGTCGAGACTTTGCTGTTCTGGAAGATCATACCTTGGCCCATAACTTACAGGAGCAAGAGA TTGAGCATCACTTGGCAACAAATGTTCAACGTAATCGTCTGGTGCAGCATGACTTGCAGGTGGCCAAGCAACTGCAAGAAGAGGAGGATCTGAAAGCACGTGCTCAAATCCAAAAACACCGAAAAGACTT AGAACGACAGGACTGCGAGATCGCTCAGGAAATCCAAGTGAAGCTGGTATTTGAAGCAGAGCAGCGCCGcaggcaagaggaaaaagatgag GACATTGCCCGTCTCCTACAACAGAAagaactgcaggaagaaaaaaagcgCAAGAAGCACCACCCAGAATCCCAGGGACACACAGTCTATGAAGATAGCTATTATGCAGAAAATGGAG GCACTAAATTGAGGGGGACGAAGCAAGCCATGTATGACACACCCCGAAGGGAACAGGAGTTGTCTGACGCAGAGATTGCTCGGaagctgcaggaagaggagcTCCTG GAAATTGCCCGACTCTTGATGGCCGAGGAGAAAAAGGCTttcaggaaagggaaggagagagaaaagcctTCCTTTGAAAAGAGGAGGCATGATCAAGACTGGAAG CATGATGCAAGTGAGTCCACGCGCTCAAGGTCAAAAGAAGGGCCTGAAACTCAGCGACACAAAGGTGACAGGTCTTCAAG GTCACAGCCTCTTCTTGATGACTTTGAACACGCCCGGTATTACACAAGCCAGCCCAGCCCGTTACGCCAGATCCCCAAACCTGAGCACTCTCCTAAAG GCACATCTCACCAGCAAGAGCTCTCGCCACCTCCGTGCCTCCGTCCGAAGCACAATGGTCTGCAGAAGAGAGGTCGGGCGAACCAGAGTGATCGTGCCTTACATGCAGGGATACTCGATGTCTTCAGCAGGCTGATCTGA
- the CCDC50 gene encoding coiled-coil domain-containing protein 50 isoform X1 yields the protein MAGIGIDHSKLPGVKEVCRDFAVLEDHTLAHNLQEQEIEHHLATNVQRNRLVQHDLQVAKQLQEEEDLKARAQIQKHRKDLERQDCEIAQEIQVKLVFEAEQRRRQEEKDEDIARLLQQKELQEEKKRKKHHPESQGHTVYEDSYYAENGGTKLRGTKQAMYDTPRREQELSDAEIARKLQEEELLANEADQKAAQVAQDEEIARLLMAEEKKAFRKGKEREKPSFEKRRHDQDWKHDASESTRSRSKEGPETQRHKGDRSSRSQPLLDDFEHARYYTSQPSPLRQIPKPEHSPKGTSHQQELSPPPCLRPKHNGLQKRGRANQSDRALHAGILDVFSRLI from the exons TGTGTCGAGACTTTGCTGTTCTGGAAGATCATACCTTGGCCCATAACTTACAGGAGCAAGAGA TTGAGCATCACTTGGCAACAAATGTTCAACGTAATCGTCTGGTGCAGCATGACTTGCAGGTGGCCAAGCAACTGCAAGAAGAGGAGGATCTGAAAGCACGTGCTCAAATCCAAAAACACCGAAAAGACTT AGAACGACAGGACTGCGAGATCGCTCAGGAAATCCAAGTGAAGCTGGTATTTGAAGCAGAGCAGCGCCGcaggcaagaggaaaaagatgag GACATTGCCCGTCTCCTACAACAGAAagaactgcaggaagaaaaaaagcgCAAGAAGCACCACCCAGAATCCCAGGGACACACAGTCTATGAAGATAGCTATTATGCAGAAAATGGAG GCACTAAATTGAGGGGGACGAAGCAAGCCATGTATGACACACCCCGAAGGGAACAGGAGTTGTCTGACGCAGAGATTGCTCGGaagctgcaggaagaggagcTCCTG gctaATGAGGCAGATCAGAAGGCAGCTCAAGTAGCCCAAGATGAG GAAATTGCCCGACTCTTGATGGCCGAGGAGAAAAAGGCTttcaggaaagggaaggagagagaaaagcctTCCTTTGAAAAGAGGAGGCATGATCAAGACTGGAAG CATGATGCAAGTGAGTCCACGCGCTCAAGGTCAAAAGAAGGGCCTGAAACTCAGCGACACAAAGGTGACAGGTCTTCAAG GTCACAGCCTCTTCTTGATGACTTTGAACACGCCCGGTATTACACAAGCCAGCCCAGCCCGTTACGCCAGATCCCCAAACCTGAGCACTCTCCTAAAG GCACATCTCACCAGCAAGAGCTCTCGCCACCTCCGTGCCTCCGTCCGAAGCACAATGGTCTGCAGAAGAGAGGTCGGGCGAACCAGAGTGATCGTGCCTTACATGCAGGGATACTCGATGTCTTCAGCAGGCTGATCTGA
- the CCDC50 gene encoding coiled-coil domain-containing protein 50 isoform X4, producing MAGIGIDHSKLPGVKEVCRDFAVLEDHTLAHNLQEQEIEHHLATNVQRNRLVQHDLQVAKQLQEEEDLKARAQIQKHRKDLERQDCEIAQEIQVKLVFEAEQRRRQEEKDEDIARLLQQKELQEEKKRKKHHPESQGHTVYEDSYYAENGGTKLRGTKQAMYDTPRREQELSDAEIARKLQEEELLANEADQKAAQVAQDEEIARLLMAEEKKAFRKGKEREKPSFEKRRHDQDWKHDASESTRSRSKEGPETQRHKGDRSSRHISPARALATSVPPSEAQWSAEERSGEPE from the exons TGTGTCGAGACTTTGCTGTTCTGGAAGATCATACCTTGGCCCATAACTTACAGGAGCAAGAGA TTGAGCATCACTTGGCAACAAATGTTCAACGTAATCGTCTGGTGCAGCATGACTTGCAGGTGGCCAAGCAACTGCAAGAAGAGGAGGATCTGAAAGCACGTGCTCAAATCCAAAAACACCGAAAAGACTT AGAACGACAGGACTGCGAGATCGCTCAGGAAATCCAAGTGAAGCTGGTATTTGAAGCAGAGCAGCGCCGcaggcaagaggaaaaagatgag GACATTGCCCGTCTCCTACAACAGAAagaactgcaggaagaaaaaaagcgCAAGAAGCACCACCCAGAATCCCAGGGACACACAGTCTATGAAGATAGCTATTATGCAGAAAATGGAG GCACTAAATTGAGGGGGACGAAGCAAGCCATGTATGACACACCCCGAAGGGAACAGGAGTTGTCTGACGCAGAGATTGCTCGGaagctgcaggaagaggagcTCCTG gctaATGAGGCAGATCAGAAGGCAGCTCAAGTAGCCCAAGATGAG GAAATTGCCCGACTCTTGATGGCCGAGGAGAAAAAGGCTttcaggaaagggaaggagagagaaaagcctTCCTTTGAAAAGAGGAGGCATGATCAAGACTGGAAG CATGATGCAAGTGAGTCCACGCGCTCAAGGTCAAAAGAAGGGCCTGAAACTCAGCGACACAAAGGTGACAGGTCTTCAAG GCACATCTCACCAGCAAGAGCTCTCGCCACCTCCGTGCCTCCGTCCGAAGCACAATGGTCTGCAGAAGAGAGGTCGGGCGAACCAGAGTGA
- the CCDC50 gene encoding coiled-coil domain-containing protein 50 isoform X3 — protein MAGIGIDHSKLPGVKEVCRDFAVLEDHTLAHNLQEQEIEHHLATNVQRNRLVQHDLQVAKQLQEEEDLKARAQIQKHRKDLERQDCEIAQEIQVKLVFEAEQRRRQEEKDEDIARLLQQKELQEEKKRKKHHPESQGHTVYEDSYYAENGGTKLRGTKQAMYDTPRREQELSDAEIARKLQEEELLANEADQKAAQVAQDEEIARLLMAEEKKAFRKGKEREKPSFEKRRHDQDWKHDASESTRSRSKEGPETQRHKGDRSSRSQPLLDDFEHARYYTSQPSPLRQIPKPEHSPKGSRRKQ, from the exons TGTGTCGAGACTTTGCTGTTCTGGAAGATCATACCTTGGCCCATAACTTACAGGAGCAAGAGA TTGAGCATCACTTGGCAACAAATGTTCAACGTAATCGTCTGGTGCAGCATGACTTGCAGGTGGCCAAGCAACTGCAAGAAGAGGAGGATCTGAAAGCACGTGCTCAAATCCAAAAACACCGAAAAGACTT AGAACGACAGGACTGCGAGATCGCTCAGGAAATCCAAGTGAAGCTGGTATTTGAAGCAGAGCAGCGCCGcaggcaagaggaaaaagatgag GACATTGCCCGTCTCCTACAACAGAAagaactgcaggaagaaaaaaagcgCAAGAAGCACCACCCAGAATCCCAGGGACACACAGTCTATGAAGATAGCTATTATGCAGAAAATGGAG GCACTAAATTGAGGGGGACGAAGCAAGCCATGTATGACACACCCCGAAGGGAACAGGAGTTGTCTGACGCAGAGATTGCTCGGaagctgcaggaagaggagcTCCTG gctaATGAGGCAGATCAGAAGGCAGCTCAAGTAGCCCAAGATGAG GAAATTGCCCGACTCTTGATGGCCGAGGAGAAAAAGGCTttcaggaaagggaaggagagagaaaagcctTCCTTTGAAAAGAGGAGGCATGATCAAGACTGGAAG CATGATGCAAGTGAGTCCACGCGCTCAAGGTCAAAAGAAGGGCCTGAAACTCAGCGACACAAAGGTGACAGGTCTTCAAG GTCACAGCCTCTTCTTGATGACTTTGAACACGCCCGGTATTACACAAGCCAGCCCAGCCCGTTACGCCAGATCCCCAAACCTGAGCACTCTCCTAAAG GTTCCCGTAGGAAGCAGTAA
- the CCDC50 gene encoding coiled-coil domain-containing protein 50 isoform X5, translating into MAGIGIDHSKLPGVKEVCRDFAVLEDHTLAHNLQEQEIEHHLATNVQRNRLVQHDLQVAKQLQEEEDLKARAQIQKHRKDLERQDCEIAQEIQVKLVFEAEQRRRQEEKDEDIARLLQQKELQEEKKRKKHHPESQGHTVYEDSYYAENGGTKLRGTKQAMYDTPRREQELSDAEIARKLQEEELLANEADQKAAQVAQDEEIARLLMAEEKKAFRKGKEREKPSFEKRRHDQDWKHDASESTRSRSKEGPETQRHKGDRSSRFP; encoded by the exons TGTGTCGAGACTTTGCTGTTCTGGAAGATCATACCTTGGCCCATAACTTACAGGAGCAAGAGA TTGAGCATCACTTGGCAACAAATGTTCAACGTAATCGTCTGGTGCAGCATGACTTGCAGGTGGCCAAGCAACTGCAAGAAGAGGAGGATCTGAAAGCACGTGCTCAAATCCAAAAACACCGAAAAGACTT AGAACGACAGGACTGCGAGATCGCTCAGGAAATCCAAGTGAAGCTGGTATTTGAAGCAGAGCAGCGCCGcaggcaagaggaaaaagatgag GACATTGCCCGTCTCCTACAACAGAAagaactgcaggaagaaaaaaagcgCAAGAAGCACCACCCAGAATCCCAGGGACACACAGTCTATGAAGATAGCTATTATGCAGAAAATGGAG GCACTAAATTGAGGGGGACGAAGCAAGCCATGTATGACACACCCCGAAGGGAACAGGAGTTGTCTGACGCAGAGATTGCTCGGaagctgcaggaagaggagcTCCTG gctaATGAGGCAGATCAGAAGGCAGCTCAAGTAGCCCAAGATGAG GAAATTGCCCGACTCTTGATGGCCGAGGAGAAAAAGGCTttcaggaaagggaaggagagagaaaagcctTCCTTTGAAAAGAGGAGGCATGATCAAGACTGGAAG CATGATGCAAGTGAGTCCACGCGCTCAAGGTCAAAAGAAGGGCCTGAAACTCAGCGACACAAAGGTGACAGGTCTTCAAG GTTCCCGTAG